The genome window TTTTGGTTACTCAGTGGGATGAGTTTCAAGTGGAGTGGGGGCAATTGTTGCTAGAGGAAAGTGCATTAGGTGCTAATAACCGTGTTGAGCGGGTTGCGTCTAAACAGCTAGCTATGATGTCGCCTGAAACTAATATGATAGAGATTGTGCAATATGAGCGATAGTAACCAAGATCGTATCGTACAGTCAGCGGGCCGCAGCTGGCGGCTTATTCTTATCTTCGTTTTGTTGTTAGTTGTAGCGGCTGGCATTGTTTCGAAGCTCGTTTCGCTTTACACGCTTGACCAGGCATTTTTACAACGTCAAGGGGATGCGCGCTCATTACGTACAACGCTTACACCTGCGCACCGTGGTCTAATCACGGATCGCAATGGCGAGCCGCTAGCGGTAAGTGCTCCTGTGGCTACTATTTGGGCCAATCCATCGCGTACGGATCGCTTCGCTCCCGAGTTGGACCGTTTGGCCGTTTTGTTGGGTGTGAAGCGTCAAGAGTTAGTGTCTCGTCTAGAGAACCATCAAACCAAGCAATTCATTTACCTTAAACGTCAAGTCACTCCTGAATTAGCGGAACAAATCGATCAGCTCAATATTGGTGGTATTCATGTTGATCGTGAGTATAAACGCTATTACCCAGCGGGCGAGGTAACTACGCATTTGGTGGGCTTTACGGGCATTGATGGCAGTGGCCAAGAAGGGATGGAACTAGCATACGAGCGAGCATTAACAGGCCATCCTGGCAAAAAGTTAGTCATGCAAGATCGCTTGGGCCGCACTATTAAGCATATTAAATCTTTGGATGAAGCTAAGCCGGGGCGTGATGTTCAATTAAGCATCGATTTGCACCTGCAATACATGGCTTATCGAGAGCTAAAAGCGGTGGTGCAATCGCATCATGCTGATTCTGCATCGGCCGTGGTGTTGGATGCGCGTACGGGCGAAGTATTGGCGATGGTTAATCAGCCGTCGTACAACCCAAATGATCGTTCGCATCTTGACCCTAAAGGGTTGCGAAACCGTGCCGTAACCGATCTGTTTGAGCCCGGTTCTACAGTCAAGCCGTTAACTATCGCCGCAGCGTTAATGTCTGGCCAGTATACGGTAGACAGCGTTGTTGATACGACGCCGGGTTATATCCGCGTTAAAGGGCGGACTATTCGTGATCACCGTGATTACGGAAAGCTGGATTTAACAGGGATTATTACAAAATCTAGCAACGTGGGTATTACGAAGCTTGCGCTGAGTATGCATGCGGATGCGGTACGTAATTTATATGAAAATGTAGGGCTTGGGCAGGCAACCGGTAGCGGGTTCCCTGGCGAACGAGCTGGTAGTTTGCCTTATTACCCTGAAAAACGTGTTGTTGAACGTGCCACCATGTCTTATGGGTACGGCCTGTCAGTTACGCCGTTACAGCTTGCTCAGTCTTATATTCCGTTAGCGAATGATGGTGTCGCACTTCCGGTTAGCTTATTGAAGTTAGATGAGCCTGCTACGGGTAAGCGTGTTATGCCGGCTGACGTAGCGCATTCTGTTCTCGAAATGATGGAAACCGTGATTAGTCCTATAGGTACAGGGCGTCGAGCGGCTGTTTATGGTTATCGTGTGGCCGGGAAAACTGGAACGGTTCATAAAGCGATGAACGGTGGCTATTCAGGTGATCAGTATATTTCGGTTTTTTCAGGCGTAGTGCCTATTTCGGATCCTCGCTTAGTTATTGCTGTGATGGTGAATAATCCCAGAGGTCAAGAATATTATGGCGGTGAGGTAGCCGCGCCGGTTTTCTCTCGGGTGGCAGGCAATGCTTTGCGTATGTTGAATGTGGCTCCTGATCAGTGGCCCGAAAAACCGAGTACGACGGTGGTGATGAAATGACGACATTAACACCTCGCTCACTAACAGAACTTGGTATTGCCGCCCCAGATAATGGTGCGGCATCTTGCCTTGTAAAGGGAGTGTGTGTTGATAGCCGTCAAGTCAGAGAGGGCGACCTGTTCATCGCGCGCGACGGGGTTTCCCATCGTGGTGCTGATTTTATAGAGCAAGCTGCCCAGCAGGGTGCCGTAGCAGCTTTGCTTGATACTGCATCGTCTTCTGGTCTGGATGTCTGTGCTTTTTCAATTCCAGTTGTTGTGGTTGAAAACTTGCAGCAACGTGCGGGTGAAATAATCAGTACGTGGTTTGGGAACCCTAGCCAGCAGTTGCGCGTTATTGGTATTACGGGAACAAACGGTAAAACATCATGCGCCCATTATTTGGCGCAGGCGTTAACTCATTTAGGTCAGAAAACAGCTCTGATTGGTACGGTTGGCAATGGATTTGTAGGCCAGTTGTCGCCAGCAACACATACCACACCAGATGTGGTTAAAGTGCATGAGCTATTGGCGGGTTATGTCGCTCAAGGGGCTAATGCTGTTGTTATGGAGGTGAGCTCCCATGCGTTGGATCAAGGGCGCATTGCTGGAGTTGAGTTTGCTGTAGCCGCGTTTACAAACTTGAGCCGTGATCATTTGGATTATCACAAAACGATGGTCGCATATGGCGAAGCTAAAGCGCGATTGTTTACTGACTATTCGGTTAAGCAGCGTGTTGTTAATTTGGATGATGCGTTTGGTCAGCAGTTATATCAGCGCCTGAAAGATCAGGGTATAGATTGCTGCGGCTATAGTGCGATAGGCAATAACAAAGCGGATGTATTGCCTGGTGTTAGTGAACTCTCATCAGCCGGTATACGTTTAAGCGTGGATGTCTCTTACCCCGCTTTGGATACTATTTCGTTTTCTTCTTCTGTCGTAGGTGGCTTCAATGTCGCCAACCTTTTACTAACCGTTGCTGTTTTATGTCGCCTTGATTGGAAGGGGGAGGCGATTGCAACGGTTATGTCTTGTGTCACAGCGGTGCCGGGGCGAATGGAGTCTTATATTGCTTCGCGCGGTACTGTTGTGGTGGTGGATTATGCTCATACGCCGGATGCTTTGGAAAAGGCTTTAGCGGCTTGTCGTGAGCATTGCTCCGGTAAGTTATGGGTTGTGTTTGGTTGCGGTGGTGATCGCGATACAGGTAAGCGGTCTGAAATGGCGACTATTGCAGAGTTACATGCTGATCAACTCGTCATTACAAGCGATAACCCCCGAACTGAAGACCCACTGACTATTATCAGCATGATCGTCGATGGTCTAAGTTCGCCCGGCGCAGCGGTAGTTTTTGAAGACCGTAGGGCGGCGATTGAGTATGCATATGCCCATGCGAATGATGACGATTGGGTGCTAGTCGCTGGTAAAGGTCACGAAGATTACCAAGAAGTGATGGGCAAGAAGCTTGTGTTTAGTGACCGCGAGTTAGCGAAACAGTTAGTAGAGGAATCGCAATTATGATGAAGCCTGAGTTTTCGCTAAATGAACTGTTAGCGCCTCTTGATGCGCGCTTAGCTCCTTGCGAGCGCGACATAAATTGTATTACGGGTGTTACAACCGATACACGCGCTGTGAAATCTGGAGATTTATTCATTGCCTTAAAAGGTGAGCGTTTCGATGCGCATGACTTTGTTGAGCAGGCTATCGATGCTGGAGCTTCTGCTTTACTGGTAGAACGAGAACTGCCCGTTGATGTGCCTCAGCTTATTGTAAGCGATACGCGTATCGCTTTAGGGAAGCTAGCTGAATATAATCGCTCGTTTTTTACAGGATTGCTCTTTGCTATTACCGGTAGCAGTGGAAAAACAACGGTAAAAGAGATGTTGGCAACCGTATTGGCTAGTTGTGGTAATACGCTCGCTACCTTGGGAAACCTGAATAACGATATTGGTGTTCCATTAACTTTGCTTAGGCTGTCGCCTGAGCATGAGTATGCTGTGATCGAAATGGGTGCCAGTGGTGCCGGTGAAATAGCTTATTCAGTTGCATTAGCTCACCCGCATATTGCCATTGTTAATAATGCAATGGCAGCGCACTTGGAAGGGTTTGGCTCTTTACAAGGGGTTATCGACGCTAAAGGTGAGATCTATGATGGGCTATCTTCGGTGGGCACGGCGGTTGTCAATCTGGATGATGCGGCGGCCAAGCAGTGGCTTGCACGTATTGGCGATAAACCTCGGATTAGTTTTAGTGTAAAGCATGAAAAAGCTGATTTGTATGTGCGCCATGTAAGCCGTCAGCTAAATGGCTGTTTCGCGTTTGATATTGTGCATGGTGCAGCGAGCGCTACGGTTACTTTGCAGGTATTAGGTGCACATAATATTGCCAATGCAGCGGCGGTCTCTGCGCTAATGTTAGCTGCTGGTTTTTCGCTAGATGTGGTTGCCGATGGCTTGTCACGTTTCAAGGCGGTTAAGGGACGATTGTGTACAGTGGCGGGTTTGGCGGGGGCGTTAGTGATTGATGACACCTATAACGCTAATCAAGGCTCTGTGATGGCGGCTATTGATACTTTGGCAGAGCTACCGGGTGAACGCATGCTTATTTTAGGGGATTTGGGTGAGCTCGGTGTTGATGCCGAATCTATCCATTACGCATTAGGTCAATACGCGGCTGAACAGAAAATAGATCGATTTTTCGCGGTAGGGGATTTGTGTAAAGAGGCGGTACAGGGGTATCAAACGTCGGGAGGTGAGCTTGTAGCTCACTTCGCGGATAAGGACAGTTTACTGAAAGCTATGGAGCCTTTGTTGCATAGTGATCTTAAAATATTAGTTAAAGGCTCCCGAAGTGCAGGAATGGAGTCAGTCGTTGCGGGTTTGACCGTTGGAGATAAATAGATGTTACTGATTTTGGCCGATTACCTGTCGCAGTATTTTTCAGCGGTTTCGGTTTTTCAATACTTAACCTTGCGCGGCATTATGGGCGTGTTAACCGCCTTGGGCATGTCATTGTTTATCGGACCTCGCTTAATTGATTTTCTTAAGACGAAGCAGATTGGGCAGTCGGTACGTGATGACGGGCCTCAATCTCACCTGAGTAAAGCTGGCACGCCTACGATGGGTGGTGCGTTGATTCTGTTGTCAATCGGTGTGAGTACCTTGTTGTGGGCAGATTTGAATAACCGCTACGTATGGGTTGTTCTCATCGTGACCTTTATTTTTGGTGCTGTTGGCTGGGTAGATGATTGGCGCAAAGTGGTTGAGAAAAACTCGCGTGGTTTACCGGCTCGTTGGAAATATTTTTGGCAATCTGTTGGTGGTTTAGGGGCAGCCTTGTTTTTGTACTTTACGGCACAAAGCCCTGCAGAAACACAATTGATCGTACCTATATTCAAAGATGTGGCTTTGGATATGGGTATCTTCTTTGTTGTGTTCACCTACTTCGTGATAGTGGGTACTTCCAATGCTGTGAATTTGACGGACGGTTTGGATGGTTTAGCCATCATGCCAACTGTGATGGTGGCTGGGGCGTTAGCTATATTCGCGTACTTGAGCGGTAATATTCGCTTCGCTGACTATCTGTTGATCCCTTATATCCAAGGGTCGGGTGAGCTTATTATTTTTTGCGGCGCTATTGTGGGAGCCGGTTTAGGCTTCTTGTGGTTTAACACTTACCCAGCACAAGTTTTCATGGGAGACGTTGGTGCTCTTGCTCTTGGGGCGGCGCTGGGTACGGTGGCCGTGATTGTTCGCCAAGAGTTGGTGCTTGTTATTATGGGTGGTGTGTTTGTTATGGAAACCGTGTCCGTTATTTTGCAGGTAGCGTCTTATAAGCTCACGGGACGTCGCATTTTCCGAATGGCACCTATTCATCATCATTTTGAATTAAAAGGCTGGCCAGAGCCTCGTGTAATTGTGCGCTTTTGGATTATCACTGTGGTTTTGGTCTTGGTCGGTTTGGCCACGCTCAAGATTCGATAACAGGAAACGAATATGTCGTTAATAGCATCTGATCAGCTCACCATTGTTATCGGTTTAGGTAAAACCGGGCTGTCTTGTGCGCGTTATTTACAACGTAAGGGCATTCGTTTTGCGATCGCTGATACTCGTGAAAACCCGCCGTCAATAGACCTTGTCCGTGAAGAGTTTGCTGACGTTGATATTCGTTTAGGCGCATTGGATGCCGCTTTCTTATCTTCGGCTTCTGAAATCGTGTTAAGTCCGGGCGTGGCACAAAGTACGCCGGCTATCGTGGCTGCAATCGAAAATGGCGTGCAGCTGATAGGCGATATCGATTTGTTTTGCCGGGAAGTAAACGCGCCAATTATAGCAATCACAGGATCTAACGCTAAAAGTACAGTGACGACATTGGTTGGCGCTATGGCCGAAACGGCCGGTCTATCAGTGGGCGTAGGAGGTAACCTGGGTACTCCGGTGCTAGAGATGCTTTCTGAAGGGGAAAAGCAGCTGTATGTACTGGAGCTATCCAGCTTTCAATTAGAAACGACTCATGATTTGCGGGCAGAAGTTGCCACAGTGCTCAATGTTAGCCCTGATCACATGGATCGTTATCCTGATATGCAATCGTATTACCGCGCTAAGCACCGCGTTTATCGGGGCTGTAAATTTGCCGTTGAAAATAAAGATGATCCACTTACTCATCCTTTATTGCCCATGGGGATGAAGCCGTGGGGCTTTAGATTAGGCGCGCCCGATTTTCGTGTGTTTGGTTTACGCGAAGAGGCGGGCATTGAGTATCTAGCCCTAGCGCAAGATAACTTAATGCCTGTATCTGATATTCGCATGCCGGGTCGCCACAATGTGGCTAATGCACTGGCGGCTCTTGCTTTAGGGCATCTTGTGCATATTCCAATGGATGCCATGTTAGCAACACTACGTACTTTTGGTGGGCTTGAGCATCGTTGCCAGTGGGTTGCTGAAAAAGCGGGGCTGACTTTTTACAACGATTCCAAAGGCACGAATGTAGGCGCTACAGTTGCTGCACTAGACGGCTTAGGGCCTGATTTAGCCGAAGGTCAGCGTATTGTTCTTATTGCTGGGGGCGATGGAAAGGGGGCTGCCTTTAATGATTTGTTGGCTCCCGTTACCCGTTATGTGCGCCATCTCGTTTTAATTGGCCAAGATGCCTCTGTTATCCAATCAACCTTATCGGATTGTCCTAGTGATATCACTAATACATTAGAGCAAGCCGTTGAATTGGCCGTTTCCAAAGCACAGGAGGGTGATCTAGTTTTGTTGTCCCCAGCGTGTGCCAGCATCGATATGTTTAAGAACTATGTAGAACGTGGCAATGTGTTTGTTGCCGCTGTGGAGGCTTTGTGAATAGCCAGGTAAAGCAAACGCCACCGTTACAGAATGCTTCTATGCAAAGTATACCGCGCTGGTTTTCTTTGCCGGGCGATGCTGTTATGCCGTTTGATCCGTGGTTGTTAGCAACGGCAGTCGCTTTAGTGTTGACGGGCTTTGTCATGATTACTTCGGCTTCGATGGATGTGGCGGCGCAAAAGTTTGGTGGAGCATTTTTCTTTTCGCAGCGTCATGGCATCTTTATTTTGCTATCCATTATTGGTGCGGTAATCACCTATAAAATACCGTTATCTTTGTGGCAGCGCTCGGGGCCTTATCTGCTATTGGCTGGCTTTTTACTGCTGGTGGTTGTGCTTATTCCTGGCATTGGCCGCGAAGTTAATGGTAGCCGTCGATGGATTAGTGCTGGACCGCTGAACTTGCAGGCGTCTGAAATTGCTAAATTTTGCATGGTTATCTATCTCGGTGGTTATCTTGTACGCCGTTTAGCTGAGGTCCGAACCAGTTGGAAAGGTGTTGTAAAGCCGGGTTTGCCACTGGCTTTCTTTGTGTCATTGCTATTGCTTGAGCCCGACTATGGCGCAGCGGTTGTTTTGATGGGCTGCGTGATGGGAATGATTTTTTTAAGTGGCATGAAGTTTGGCCAATTCATTCTCATTTTAGTGAGTGCCGTGGGCTTTGTTGGTCTGATGGGGGTAATTCAGCCTTACCGTATGGCTCGACTAAAGTCCTTTCAAGATCCGTGGGCAGACCCATTTGGCGCTGGCTACCAATTATCACAAGCTCAAATTGCTTTTGGGCGTGGCGATTGGTTTGGTGAAGGCTTAGGTAATAGTGTGCAAAAGCTCTTTTACTTGCCCGAAGCACACACCGACTTTGTTTATTCGGTATTAGCGGAGGAACTTGGCTTTATAGGGGCCATAGCCGTGGTAATTCTGTATGCCATTCTCATTACACGCATTTTCCTTATTGGGCGACAAGCTGAAAAGCAACGCCAGTTTTTTATGGGCTATGTGGCTTATGGATTTGGCTTTATTTTGGCGGGTCAAGCGTTGATCAATATTGGTGTTAATGTGGGCGCATTGCCGACTAAAGGTTTGACTCTGCCCTTGCTAAGTTATGGTGGTAGTAGCTTGTTAGTATGTACGGCTATGATTGCCTTAGTCTTGCGCATAGACGTGGAGTTAAAGCGCATGCGCTTTGCTGAAGGAGCCTTTGATAAAACGACTGTTTTGGCAGTAAAAAGCCCTCAAAAAAAGGTGAAACCTGCTAACACCGTAGATCAGGATAAGGAGGCTCCACGTAATTCAGGGCCTGCTAAAAAAGACTTTGCCGAAGGAAGTTTCTCATGAGCCAAACTAAAACAGCACTCATTATGGCCGGAGGAACGGGTGGGCATGTTTTTCCTGCTCTAGCGACGGCTGACTGTTTGCGCGCTCAGGGTGTTGCCGTTCATTGGATGGGGACTCAGCGAGGTATTGAATCCCGTGTTGTCCCTAATGCTGATATTCCCTTGCATACCATCGACGTACAGGGCGTTCGTGGCAAAGGCCGTCTCAGTATTTTACTTGCTCCGTTTAGACTCATTAAAGCGGTGGCGCAGGCTTATCATGTTGTAAAAAAGGTGAAGCCTAATGTGGTGTTGGGTATGGGAGGCTTCGCGTCTGGGCCTGGCGCTGTAGCGGCGAAGCTATTGGGTATTCCTTTAGTGATCCATGAGCAGAATGCAACGGCGGGTATGACAAATAAAATATCGGCCAAAATAGCAAATCGAGTGTTAGAGGCTTTTTCTGGTGCTTTTGGGCAGCGGGCTAATGTAGAGCAAACCGGTAATCCTGTTCGTGGTGATATCCTGAGTTTAGCTCCCCCACAAGAGCGTTTTGATAAGCGCACTGGGCCGATCCGGTTGTTGGTTGTTGGTGGCAGTTTAGGGGCAAAAGCGATCAATGAAATCATCCCGGCGGCCCTAGCGGCCATACCCGCGGAGTCGCGACCTGATGTGTGGCACCAAACCGGTAAACAGCATATTGATGGCACACGTGCGTTATATCAAGAACACGGTTTAGAAGGGAGAGTCGATGCGTTTATCGAGCGCATGGATGAAGCTTACGGGTGGGCAGATATTGTGATTTGCCGATCAGGAGCACTGACAGTGAGCGAGTTAGCGATTGCCGGGGTGCCTTCGTTGCTAGTGCCATTTCCATTTGCTGTTGATGATCACCAAACGGCGAATGCACAGTATTTAGAGTCAGTTGGCGCAGCCACCATAATCCAACAACGAGACTTAACAGTCGACGATATTATAAAACGGTTAACTGAGAATACAGGCAGAGATTGCTTGTTAGATATGGCTAAAAAAGCGCGTGCAGTGGGTAAGCCTGCGGCGAGTCAGCGTGTTGCTGATATATGTCTGGAGATGATGAAATGAGTAGTAAAGACCGCGCACCTACGGTGTACGAAGTTCCTGAAATGCGCCGAATCCGCACTATCCATTTCGTGGGTATAGGCGGTGTGGGCATGTGCGGGATAGCTGAAGTTTTATGTAACCAAGGCTATCAAATACTTGGCTCAGATATACGCGCATCAGCAACTACGGATCGCCTTGTTGAAATGGGAGCCACTATTCATATTGGGCATGCAGAATCGAATATCGACGGCGCTGATGTGGTGGTTATCTCCAGTGCGGTTAATGATGAAAACCCAGAGGTAAAAGCAGCACGTGAGCAGCGTATCCCAGTTGTACGTCGGGCGGAAATGTTAGCCGAGTTGATGCGCTATCGTCATGGGGTTGCTGTTGCCGGCACTCATGGTAAAACCACGACAACGAGTTTGTTGGCTTCGGTTTTTGCAGAAGGTGATCGCGATCCGACTTTTGTAATTGGTGGTCGCTTAAACAGTGCCGGAACAAATGCTCGCATGGGGGCTAGCCGCTATCTGATCGCAGAGGCGGATGAAAGCGATGCTTCTTTCTTGCACTTGCAGCCAATGGTATCGATTGTGACGAATATCGATGCAGATCACATGGATACTTATGGCGGCGATTTTAATGTTTTAAAGCGTACTTTCATCGAATTTTTGCATAATTTGCCATTTTACGGCTTGGCAGTTCTGTGTACTGATGATCCGGTGGTGTGTGAAATTCTGCCTGATATTAGCCGTCCTATTTTAACCTATGGGCTGAACGAGGCGGCGGACTATCGTGCCGTCGATATTCGTCAAAACGGAATGCATACTCATTTTACGGCTAAGCGTCCCGATGGTAAGCCAGACTTGGCGATTACGGTCAATATGCCAGGTGTTCACAATGTGCTAAATGCCTTGGCGACTATTGCCGTTGCAACCGATGAAGGTATTGACGATACGGCTATTTGTGTGGCGCTGGAAAAATTTGCCGGTGTGGGTCGACGTTTCCAAGTGTTGGGTGATATCCCAGTGAACGGAGGCGCCGCGATGCTGGTGGATGACTATGGGCATCACCCTCGTGAAGTAGAAGCGGTTATCAAAGCGGTTAAGGCAGGTTGGCCTGAGAAACGTTTAGTTATGATTTACCAACCGCACCGTTATACCCGAACGCGCGATCTGTATGAAGACTTTGTAAAAGTGTTATCCGAAGTAGATACCTTGTTGTTAATGGAGGTATACGCGGCTGGTGAGGAGCCAATTGCTGGGGCTGATAGTAAGAGTTTATGCCGCAGTATTCGTCAGCGCGGCAATCTTGATCCTGTGTATGTTAAAACGCCAGAGGAAGTGCCTAGCGTTATCAGTAATTTGTTACAACCAGGTGATATCTTGCTGACGCAAGGGGCAGGTAACATTACTGCGTTGGCCCACCAGTTAGCGGACATAGATTTAACAGGAGATAAGCCATGAGCTATCGAGTCTCTGAGGAACAAGCCCTAGCACTCGGTCGAGTAGCCGTCGTATATGGAGGTAATTCGGCAGAGCGTCCTGTGTCTTTAAAAAGTGGTGAAGCTGTTTTGCAAGCATTACTGCGTGCGGGTGTTGACGCATTTGGTATTGATCTTTTTGGCCCTGATGGGGCGCTTAACCCTATCGCACAACTCAGTGAACACAAGATTGATCGTGTGTTTTTGATTTTGCATGGTCGCGGTGGTGAAGATGGTACTTTGCAAGGCCTGCTAGAGATGATGAATTTACCATACACCGGTAGTGGCGTGTCAGCTTCGGCCATAGGGATGGATAAGTTACGCAGTAAGCAATTGTTTGTTGGCGCTAATTTACCGACACCGCCGTTCGTTGTTCTGGAAACAGATGACGATTTAAACCGTTGTGAAGTGGAACTAGATTATCCAATGATGATCAAACCCGCTCATGAGGGTTCTAGCATAGGTATGCACAAAGTGCGTAATCGTGCAGAGCTCACAGCAGCATGGGAAGATGCTTGTCAGTATGACAGTTGTGTCATTGCAGAACAGTGGATAACAGGCTCAGAATTTACCGTTGCTGTTCTTAACAATAAAGCATTACCCGCCATTCGTTTAGAAACGCCGCATGATTTCTACGACTTTGATGCGAAGTACCAAGCGAACGATACGCGTTACATGTTTGATAATGAATTAAGTGCTGAACAACAAGAAGATCTGCACACGTTGTCAGAAAAAGCCTTTAAAGCGCTAGGCTGCAAAGATTGGGCACGGGTTGACGTCATGCAAGATGCTGAGGGCCAGTTTTATCTGCTAGAGGTGAATACTGCACCGGGTATGACGGATCATAGTTTGGTCCCAATGGCGGCTAAAGAAGCCGGAATTAGCTTCGAGCAATTGGTTGTTGAAATTGTGAGTGAGGCGTAAGGGATGTCAACTGGCTTACAAAAGCTCAAAGTCTTCGACCAGAAAGACCTGCCTAAGGTGCAGGTGTCTGACGAAGAGATGGTTGCGGCTTCTGAGCCAGATTGGTATTGGCGCCCTATTATTATTTTAACGGCGGCATTTGTTTTTTGTGCGGCAATGGCCTCTGGCTATCAGCGGTTTATTAGCTGGCTAGACCAGCCTGTGTCGGAGGTTCGGGTACTGGGAGATACTAAGTATCTCAATAAAACGGAAGTCGCCACTAAGTTGGCTGCTGGGATCAATGCGCCATTGATTCATTTAGATATCAGCCAACTTCGCGAAAAATTATTGGAAGAGCCTTGGGTACATGCGGCTCAGGTTCGTCGGGAATGGCCTCCTGCTATCGAGGTCGTTATTGATGAGCAAATTCCTGTTGCCCGTTGGGGAGATAAGGGATTGTTGAATCATCAAGGAGACATTTTCTGGCCCGAGAAAGGCGGCGAATATAAGGATTTACCCGTCCTAAAAGGACCAGCAACAGAAACACAGTATTTGATGGAGCAATATCACAATTTGAGTGTGTTGTTTCAGGAAGCCGATGTACGCATGGTTGGGTTAACCATGGAAGCGCGAGGTGCTTGGACGCTGGAATTAAATAACGGTATTGAAGTTATTGTTGGGCGTGAACATCTACGTGATCGTCTTAAGCGCTTTTTACAAATTTACGATCAGCAATTAGCCGCGAGAGCAGCTGATATAGAACGAGTTGATATTCGATACACCAATGGTGCAGCGGTTACATGGCGCACACAGGACGATAAGGCAAAGGCAGGCTAATTTAATGGCAGAAGAAAATATGATCGTCGCACTGGACATAGGCACATCAAAGGTTGTGTGCTTGGTTGCGAAGGTTTTACCAGACGAGCAGGTTGAAGTAGTAGGAATAGGCTCGCACCCTTCTCGTGGTCTGAAGCGTGGGGTTGTCGTTAATATCGAGTCAACTGTCAGCTCAATTCAGCGTGCCGTCGAAGAGGCGGAGCTAATGGCTGGGTGTAAAATCCATTCCGTTACAGTCGGTATTGCTGGTAGCCATATTAGTAGTATGAACTCTCACGGAATCGTGGCTGTGCGAGACCGAGAGGTAACCGAACATGATTTAGAGCGTGTTATTGACGCTGCTAGTGCTGTTGCTATCCCCGCCGATCAAAAAATTCTTCATATTCTTCCTCAAGAGTATTTAATTGATCATCAAGAGGGAATTAAAGAACCGTTAGGTATGTCTGGGGTTCGGTTAGAAGCCAAAGTGCATTTGGTGACTGGCGCAACCAATGCCATACAGAATATTGAAAAGTGTGTCCGTCGCTGTGGTTTGGAAGTCGATGGCGTTGTACTTGAACAGTTAGCCTCAAGTTATGCCGTGCTCACAGAAGATGAAAAAGATCTGGGCGTGTGCATGGTGGATATCGGTGGTGGCACAACGGATATTGCCGTTTTTACAGGTGGGTCTATTCGCCATACAGGCGTAATCCCGATTGCTGGTGATCAGGTCACAAACGACATTGCTATGGCGTTGCGCACACCTACGCAGCATGCGGATCAATTAAAAATTAAGTACGCCTGTGCATTGGCGCAATTAGCTAATGCAGATGAAACTATCAAAGTGCCAAGTGTCGGAGATCGGCCTCCACGTGATTTATCGCGCCAAGCGTTAGC of Neptunomonas phycophila contains these proteins:
- a CDS encoding UDP-N-acetylmuramoyl-tripeptide--D-alanyl-D-alanine ligase, translating into MMKPEFSLNELLAPLDARLAPCERDINCITGVTTDTRAVKSGDLFIALKGERFDAHDFVEQAIDAGASALLVERELPVDVPQLIVSDTRIALGKLAEYNRSFFTGLLFAITGSSGKTTVKEMLATVLASCGNTLATLGNLNNDIGVPLTLLRLSPEHEYAVIEMGASGAGEIAYSVALAHPHIAIVNNAMAAHLEGFGSLQGVIDAKGEIYDGLSSVGTAVVNLDDAAAKQWLARIGDKPRISFSVKHEKADLYVRHVSRQLNGCFAFDIVHGAASATVTLQVLGAHNIANAAAVSALMLAAGFSLDVVADGLSRFKAVKGRLCTVAGLAGALVIDDTYNANQGSVMAAIDTLAELPGERMLILGDLGELGVDAESIHYALGQYAAEQKIDRFFAVGDLCKEAVQGYQTSGGELVAHFADKDSLLKAMEPLLHSDLKILVKGSRSAGMESVVAGLTVGDK
- a CDS encoding peptidoglycan D,D-transpeptidase FtsI family protein, with protein sequence MSDSNQDRIVQSAGRSWRLILIFVLLLVVAAGIVSKLVSLYTLDQAFLQRQGDARSLRTTLTPAHRGLITDRNGEPLAVSAPVATIWANPSRTDRFAPELDRLAVLLGVKRQELVSRLENHQTKQFIYLKRQVTPELAEQIDQLNIGGIHVDREYKRYYPAGEVTTHLVGFTGIDGSGQEGMELAYERALTGHPGKKLVMQDRLGRTIKHIKSLDEAKPGRDVQLSIDLHLQYMAYRELKAVVQSHHADSASAVVLDARTGEVLAMVNQPSYNPNDRSHLDPKGLRNRAVTDLFEPGSTVKPLTIAAALMSGQYTVDSVVDTTPGYIRVKGRTIRDHRDYGKLDLTGIITKSSNVGITKLALSMHADAVRNLYENVGLGQATGSGFPGERAGSLPYYPEKRVVERATMSYGYGLSVTPLQLAQSYIPLANDGVALPVSLLKLDEPATGKRVMPADVAHSVLEMMETVISPIGTGRRAAVYGYRVAGKTGTVHKAMNGGYSGDQYISVFSGVVPISDPRLVIAVMVNNPRGQEYYGGEVAAPVFSRVAGNALRMLNVAPDQWPEKPSTTVVMK
- the mraY gene encoding phospho-N-acetylmuramoyl-pentapeptide-transferase, with protein sequence MLLILADYLSQYFSAVSVFQYLTLRGIMGVLTALGMSLFIGPRLIDFLKTKQIGQSVRDDGPQSHLSKAGTPTMGGALILLSIGVSTLLWADLNNRYVWVVLIVTFIFGAVGWVDDWRKVVEKNSRGLPARWKYFWQSVGGLGAALFLYFTAQSPAETQLIVPIFKDVALDMGIFFVVFTYFVIVGTSNAVNLTDGLDGLAIMPTVMVAGALAIFAYLSGNIRFADYLLIPYIQGSGELIIFCGAIVGAGLGFLWFNTYPAQVFMGDVGALALGAALGTVAVIVRQELVLVIMGGVFVMETVSVILQVASYKLTGRRIFRMAPIHHHFELKGWPEPRVIVRFWIITVVLVLVGLATLKIR
- a CDS encoding UDP-N-acetylmuramoyl-L-alanyl-D-glutamate--2,6-diaminopimelate ligase, whose amino-acid sequence is MARKTEYDGGDEMTTLTPRSLTELGIAAPDNGAASCLVKGVCVDSRQVREGDLFIARDGVSHRGADFIEQAAQQGAVAALLDTASSSGLDVCAFSIPVVVVENLQQRAGEIISTWFGNPSQQLRVIGITGTNGKTSCAHYLAQALTHLGQKTALIGTVGNGFVGQLSPATHTTPDVVKVHELLAGYVAQGANAVVMEVSSHALDQGRIAGVEFAVAAFTNLSRDHLDYHKTMVAYGEAKARLFTDYSVKQRVVNLDDAFGQQLYQRLKDQGIDCCGYSAIGNNKADVLPGVSELSSAGIRLSVDVSYPALDTISFSSSVVGGFNVANLLLTVAVLCRLDWKGEAIATVMSCVTAVPGRMESYIASRGTVVVVDYAHTPDALEKALAACREHCSGKLWVVFGCGGDRDTGKRSEMATIAELHADQLVITSDNPRTEDPLTIISMIVDGLSSPGAAVVFEDRRAAIEYAYAHANDDDWVLVAGKGHEDYQEVMGKKLVFSDRELAKQLVEESQL